In Puntigrus tetrazona isolate hp1 chromosome 7, ASM1883169v1, whole genome shotgun sequence, the following are encoded in one genomic region:
- the c7h11orf68 gene encoding UPF0696 protein C11orf68 homolog translates to MAADEHLSAEDYAAEAMAADMDPWIVFDARKTPRAEFSGWLESYRPSQVSRHGDGGPVGWIAVRGPHVSDDSGDVEGLQDSWETLLESGRSVSFHSVRELALNHGVLDGKWLMHLDTGFKVDRAWESIARAVLDGKMDSAKVSPRDPGSDGRHVICVYNQDFTDEEQVMRLDAAIRRAGVKCVLHYKPDVYSYLGIYRNNRWRICPTIYESAFDLESVPRRSHVLNKVTDREVT, encoded by the coding sequence ATGGCTGCAGACGAGCATCTCTCGGCCGAGGACTACGCCGCCGAGGCCATGGCCGCAGACATGGACCCCTGGATCGTCTTCGACGCCCGCAAGACGCCCCGCGCCGAGTTCAGCGGCTGGCTGGAGTCCTACCGGCCCTCGCAGGTCAGCCGTCACGGGGACGGGGGCCCGGTGGGCTGGATCGCGGTGCGGGGGCCCCATGTCTCGGACGACTCCGGGGACGTGGAGGGGCTTCAGGACAGCTGGGAGACGCTGCTGGAGAGCGGCCGGAGCGTCAGCTTCCACAGCGTCCGCGAGCTAGCGCTCAATCACGGCGTGCTGGACGGGAAGTGGCTGATGCACCTGGACACGGGCTTCAAGGTGGACCGCGCCTGGGAGAGCATCGCCCGAGCCGTCCTGGACGGGAAGATGGACTCGGCCAAGGTCAGTCCCCGGGACCCGGGCTCCGACGGCCGGCACGTCATCTGCGTCTACAACCAGGACTTCACGGACGAGGAGCAGGTGATGCGCCTGGACGCCGCCATCCGCCGCGCCGGGGTCAAGTGCGTGCTGCACTACAAGCCGGACGTCTACAGCTACCTGGGCATCTACCGCAACAACCGCTGGAGGATCTGCCCCACCATCTACGAGAGCGCCTTCGACCTGGAGAGCGTCCCGCGCCGCTCGCACGTCCTCAACAAGGTCACCGACCGGGAGGTGACGTGA